The Flavobacterium johnsoniae UW101 genomic interval CCAGATTCGCGAGATTTCCTACTGAAGCAGGAATCGATTTTATCTGGTTGTTGTTTGCCTCTAATGTAACTAAGCTTTCTATTTCGCCCAATTCTTCAGGCAGTCCTGCAATAGTGTTACCAGATATAATGATGGTTTTTAGTTTTTTTAATTTACTCCATGAAGACGGAATTGCACTCGAAATTCTGCAATATTCTAAATTTAATGTTTCAAGCGATTGCAATTCAGATAAAACGCCTAAATCTGTTGTGCTTAGGTTTTTTGAATAATTTCCACCATAAAGCGAAAGATTCTTTAAATACTTTAAATTTCCAAATGAAGCCGGAATTGACCCCGAAACACTGCTTGTATTTCCTAAATCTAAACCTGTAACATGTCCGTTTTCGATACTTAAACCTGTCCATGCACCCTGATTCAAATTGTTTTCGTTAATATCCCATTTGTAATTCCAGTTACTGCCGCCCATGGCATTGTAAAAATCAACTAATGCCTGATATTCTATTGATGAAACCGCCGGCTGGTTAACCTGTACATTTGTAAAATAAATTCGGCTGTAATTCGATACAGCTCCTGTGTCATAATCGTATTGCTGATAGAGGTAAACCTCATCACCGTTTTTTAAAGAAGAAAGATAAGATGCCGAAATTGTGATACTTCCGTCGGCAGACATTGCAATATTATTGGCAATTTCATATCCTCTCACATAAAGAGCAAATTTTGGTCTGGCGGTAAAATCATTTTTTGTTCTGCTGTACGAAACTACACCAGGCAGATTGCCTATTTTTAAGTCGGTTCCTCTGTAGGTTATATTTTCAAGACCAAGTGTCTGATACTGTATACTAAGACTTACTATATTAGGCAGTAAAGCTGTAACTGTGGCAATTTTATTATAAGTTACATTTAAGTTTCTAAGAGCCGTTAAGTTCTCTAATTCTTTAATTAAAGTTGTAATCTGGTTTTGAGAAAGATCAACAGTTACAAGACTTTCCATCTGCCCAAACCCTGCTGATAATCCAGTAATGTTATTATTACTTAAATAAAGGGTTTGAAGCTTTTTTAATTTTGACCACGATGTTGGAATTACGCCTTTTAACTTGGTGTATCTTAAATCCAGCGTTTCTAATGCTTCTAATTCTGAAAAAACATTTAAATCTGTCGTGCTGAAATCTTTTGCATAACCGCCTCCATACAGAGAAAGCGATTTAAGATATTTCAGATTACCAAATGAAGCTGGAATAGAACCAGAAATGTTACTGGTATTGTTAAGATCGATAGCAGTAACGTGTCCGTTTTCTACCGTAACGCCATACCAGGCTACTTCATGCAGATTATTTTCTCTCGTATTCCATTTGTTCGTCCAGCTGGCTTCTCCGGTAGCTTTATAAAAATCTACCAAAGCCTGATATTCTGAATCCGGAATGGGAATATTTAAATTGTTTTTGGCCGATAATAAAGATAGACTGCTAAACAGAAATAGCAATCCAATAAGTAGTTTTCTCTTCATAGATTAATGTTTAAGTGCCAGTATTTTAAGAAGATACCTTTTGTTAAAAAATCGACATAAAAGTAGGAAAAACATTTCTTTTGTTTTGTTAAATCAAAAACAACAAAACTTAAATATTTAATTATCAATTAATTAACACAAAAAATTACCTGTATTCAGGTAATTTTTAATCATACTAAATAGTATAATGAAGAAGCTAATTTACAACCGATTTTTGAAGGTATTTTTTTAATACAAAACATGATTTTTTTGACTAAACTGCTTTGAAAAGTTTTGTAATATTGACCCGCTAAATATTTATAAAAAATGAAGATTCATATTTTTGGTGCATCAGGAAGCGGTGTTACCACAACAGGAAATGCATTAGCAGAAAAACTTGCTTATAGATATTTTGACAGTGATGACTATTTCTGGGAAAAATCAGATGTTCCATTTACTTTAAGGAGAAATCCTGAAGAAAGAAATTCTAAAATAAAATCGGATCTTGAAAATTCTGAGAATTGGATTTTGGGCGGTTCTATTTTTCAATGGGGAGAAAATGTTTTTCCTGATTTTGATTTGGTTGTATATTTATGGATTCCGCCGCAAATTAGAATGGAAAGACTGAAAAAAAGAGAATTTGAACGATATGGAAATGTAATTTATACCAATCCTGACCGCATAAAACAGTTTGAAGACTTTATGGAATGGGCTGCAGATTATGATAACAACACCGGAATTGCCAGCAGAAATTTTCAAGCTCACGAAAACTGGTTAAATTCTATTGATTTCCCTGTTTTAAAGATTTCAGGCGATTTAACACTTCAACAGCGAATTGATCTTATTATCGAAAATATAAACAAAAAGCCCCTGCATTAACAAGGGCTTTTTATTTGAAAAATATTGAATTATTTTATTGAAAGCGATTCTAAAATCTTCGTATAAATCGCTGTGTTTTGATACACTCCTGAAAAGTTTTGAGCACCTGCTCCGTAAGCAAAAACCGGAACCGGAACTGCTGTATGATCGTTTGTACTAAAACTTCCGTGAACATAACCTTTTTCGATACTTCCGTCAATTAAAGATAATCCGCCTGTTTCGTGATCTGCTGTTACAATTAAAAGTGTTTCTGGATTATGGTCTACAAATTCCATCGCCTGCCCTACTAGTTTGTCAAAATCAAGCATTTCGCGAACCACATATTCTACATTATTGCTGTGTCCGCCGTAATCGATTTGAGCACCTTCGGCCATAATGAAAAACGGATTCTTTGTTTTAGAAAAAGTATTGACTGTCTTGGCAAATGATTTGGTTAAAAAATCACCTCTTCCGTTTTTCATAGAAACTACTGCTGCATCTTCTAAAACCACAAATCTGCTGTTTTTGATTGTATCCAAAGAACTGAATTTATCAGAGAAAGTATATCCTTTTTCGGTCAGGGTTTTAGACAAATCTTTTCCGTCTTTTCTGGCCTTAAACTCTTTTGTTCCGCCTCCAATTAATATATCCGATGGATTACTCAGGAAATCAAAAGCAATTGGTTCACTGTAACTTCTTTCCGGCTGATGTGCATAAAAAGCGGCCGGAGTAGCATCTGTAATATTTCCTGCCGAAATAATAGCGGTTTTGTAATTTTTCTTAGCTAATTGCTGTGTAATTAATTCTAATGTTTTGCCGCTTTCGTCAACGCTTATAAATCTGTTGTTGGTTTTATGTCCTGTTGCCATTGCCGTTGCGCCTGCAGCAGAATCTGTAATATAACTGTCTGATGCTTTGGTTATCGAAAATCCCTGCGTAGGAATATTAAAAAGGCTTAACTGTCCTTTATTCGCTGTGTAACCAGAGTAAATCTGCGTTAACCCCATTCCGTCTCCAATTAAAAGAATAACATTTTTTGGTTTCTTTTTGGCGAAAGCCGATGCATTTTTAGGAACATACGCCTCATGAAACTCTGTATTTTGATAAAATGTTGATTTGATATTGTTGATAAAATGCGTTAATTCTGCCACATTATCTGTTCCTATAAAATCAACTTTCAGGTTCATTAAAGTCATCCAGGTATTTACATTATCCTGAGTAGCCCAAAAACGTATTTTTTTATTCTGATTGTGAACTTTTCTAATCGTTGACTGGATTTTTTCTAAATCGGCTTGTGTTAGAACTCCTTTTCCGTTCCAAACGGTTAATTCATGCAAATCTTCACTGATCATTTCAACTCTTGCTAATTGATCTGCAGTATAGTTTTCATTCAGTCTTCCGTCAAAATAAATAAACTCCGGATAGTCTTTCCATTGTGCAGGGTTTGGTCTGTTTCCTGAAATAACCACTTTTATGTTTTTATTTACTGTAATATCAGGATAAGTTTTTAACTGCTGTGCAATTACTTTTAAAGTCGAATCGGCATCAGATTTAATGTCGATCATTAAAATTAAAGGCTTATTGCCTGGATATGCTTTTGAGCCCAGATTCTTTAATTTAGCAGAAAGCGGTTCCAAATACATACTTTTTAATGTATTATGCTGTGCAATTTCTTTTGATGTATGGGCAACAAACAATTCATTGTTTACTAAAAATACATCGGCCTCAATAACGCCTGCTTCGTTAGAATAAGCTCCGTAAAACGGAAGCGCACTGGCATAATCGTTATGAGAATGAATGTTTGATGATGTGTATTCCTGCGCCTGCACGAATACAAAAAGCTGGAGGCAAAAAAGGGTGATTATTTTTTTCATCGAAAATGGGTTTTATTTTTCTAAAGCCGTAGGTAACTTTTAGAAATTAATTCGAAAACATAAACCAGTCCTTTAAAAAGACTGGTTTTTATGATATTAAATGCTGTAATATTTTTTTACTGCCTGCAGACTCCACAACAAGTCTGCAGCGTAAAAAAAAATAAACAACAAACTAAACTACTTTTGCTTAATTACCAGCCTTGGTTTTGAGTCAAAGCGCCTTTGCTTACTGCAATTTCATCTGGCGGTATTGGCCAAACATGGTGAATTGCAGGGTTGAAATTACGTGCCGGATAAATTACACTTCCGTCATAATGGTGCAATGGTTTTGCGTAAGTTTCTTTAGCATCTCCCCATCTCACTAAATCAAAATGACGATCAGTCCACTCACCTGCCAGCTCACATCTTCTTTCTCTTTTTAAATCGGTCATGGTTGCTCCAGAAAGATCTCCAAGACCAGCACGGTGACGAATCATATTGATTTCAGTATCGGCATTTTGTCCTTTCATTAATTTTGCCTCAGCCAGCATTAAAATTACATCGGCATAACGTAAAAGCGGTACGTTTAAAGCTGTTGAAGGTTTATCTCCGTTGGCATTTACATAACGAATATCAATTCCTCCTGAAGTCGTTTTTGGATAACTAAACGGCTCCATGTATTTTTTAAACTGATAACCTGTTCTGTTACTTGAGCTTACAATATGAGCACCTTCGTTAAAAGTTACTTCTTCTCCAAAATAAACAAACTTATCGCCTTTTTGAAGTATTGTAGCGCTTCTTCTTTTATCAGTTGGATCATAGGTATCAAACAATTCTTTTGTTGGATAAAAATTTCCCCAGCCATTGTAAACTCCCCAGCCTTTATCTTCTAAACAAACTCCCGGAAAAATAGAACCCAAAGAGGTATTTTCGGCACTTGATGTTACAGACCAGATATATTCTGTAGACCAGTTGTTTTTAATTTTAAATACATCTTCATAATTATCAAGCAGTTTGTGTTTACCGCTTGCTACAATCATATTGGCATATTTTATAGCATTGTCCCAGTCTTTTGCATACAAATACGTACGAACTAAATAAGCCCATGCGGCAGTTTTATGAGCGCGCCCGTAATTATCTGCCGAAAGTTCATTAAAATAAGGCAGTAAATCAGCTGCTTTAATTAAATCGGCAGCGATATATGCGTAGTTTTCTGCAACGTTTTTAGCACGCGGCACGTAAACGTTTGTTGGGTTTTCTCTGTCCTGAATTGGAATTCCCGCGCGATCGTCTCCATAATGGTAAGCCAATTCTAAATGCATTACTGCATGATTGAAATAAGCTTCGCCCAACATTCCGTTTTTAGTTTTTTCATCTAAAGGAATATTTGGAATGTTACGAATTACGTCGTTGCATCGTTTCATGATTTCGTAGTGAATTCTCCAGATATCTTTGGTATCTGATTCTGCACCATCAACAATAAAGTTTTTAATACGTTCTGCGTTTTGTCTTGGTTTTGTTCCGATGTCATCGCTGGCATTGTTCAGCCAAAAGAAACCGCGGCCGTACATATTATCATCAGAATACAAAGCGTAAATTGAATTTACACCAGCCTTTGCGTCTGCCGGAGTTTTCCAGAAATTCCCGCTCGAAGGTGCTCCCTGCGGTACAACATCAAGTTCGCTTTCGCAAGCCGTTGTGCCGACTAAAAGCGTAAAACTCAATAATAAAAGACTTAT includes:
- a CDS encoding ATP-binding protein, producing MKIHIFGASGSGVTTTGNALAEKLAYRYFDSDDYFWEKSDVPFTLRRNPEERNSKIKSDLENSENWILGGSIFQWGENVFPDFDLVVYLWIPPQIRMERLKKREFERYGNVIYTNPDRIKQFEDFMEWAADYDNNTGIASRNFQAHENWLNSIDFPVLKISGDLTLQQRIDLIIENINKKPLH
- a CDS encoding alkaline phosphatase: MKKIITLFCLQLFVFVQAQEYTSSNIHSHNDYASALPFYGAYSNEAGVIEADVFLVNNELFVAHTSKEIAQHNTLKSMYLEPLSAKLKNLGSKAYPGNKPLILMIDIKSDADSTLKVIAQQLKTYPDITVNKNIKVVISGNRPNPAQWKDYPEFIYFDGRLNENYTADQLARVEMISEDLHELTVWNGKGVLTQADLEKIQSTIRKVHNQNKKIRFWATQDNVNTWMTLMNLKVDFIGTDNVAELTHFINNIKSTFYQNTEFHEAYVPKNASAFAKKKPKNVILLIGDGMGLTQIYSGYTANKGQLSLFNIPTQGFSITKASDSYITDSAAGATAMATGHKTNNRFISVDESGKTLELITQQLAKKNYKTAIISAGNITDATPAAFYAHQPERSYSEPIAFDFLSNPSDILIGGGTKEFKARKDGKDLSKTLTEKGYTFSDKFSSLDTIKNSRFVVLEDAAVVSMKNGRGDFLTKSFAKTVNTFSKTKNPFFIMAEGAQIDYGGHSNNVEYVVREMLDFDKLVGQAMEFVDHNPETLLIVTADHETGGLSLIDGSIEKGYVHGSFSTNDHTAVPVPVFAYGAGAQNFSGVYQNTAIYTKILESLSIK
- a CDS encoding RagB/SusD family nutrient uptake outer membrane protein; translation: MKKISLLLLSFTLLVGTTACESELDVVPQGAPSSGNFWKTPADAKAGVNSIYALYSDDNMYGRGFFWLNNASDDIGTKPRQNAERIKNFIVDGAESDTKDIWRIHYEIMKRCNDVIRNIPNIPLDEKTKNGMLGEAYFNHAVMHLELAYHYGDDRAGIPIQDRENPTNVYVPRAKNVAENYAYIAADLIKAADLLPYFNELSADNYGRAHKTAAWAYLVRTYLYAKDWDNAIKYANMIVASGKHKLLDNYEDVFKIKNNWSTEYIWSVTSSAENTSLGSIFPGVCLEDKGWGVYNGWGNFYPTKELFDTYDPTDKRRSATILQKGDKFVYFGEEVTFNEGAHIVSSSNRTGYQFKKYMEPFSYPKTTSGGIDIRYVNANGDKPSTALNVPLLRYADVILMLAEAKLMKGQNADTEINMIRHRAGLGDLSGATMTDLKRERRCELAGEWTDRHFDLVRWGDAKETYAKPLHHYDGSVIYPARNFNPAIHHVWPIPPDEIAVSKGALTQNQGW